The nucleotide window GGCCTCGGTCAAGAAGGCCTGCGGTTGCGCTACGAGGGCACCGACCTGGTGGATAACAAGCTCTGTGAGACGGTCGAGATCACGACTCCGACCCGTTTTGCGCTGCGCCTTACCGCCGAGCAAGCCACCCATTTGCCGGTGCGTGTCGCTTATTCCGACCGGGATGAAGAAACGCGGGAGCGAATCGAGCTCGTGCTCACCCTGGGCAACTATCAAAAGGTGGATGGCATCCAGACGCCTTACTTCGTCTCCCGCACGCGGAATGGGATCAAGCGGTACGAAGCTCGCTATACCTCTTCGGATGGCCCTGCCTGCAAGTACAACACCGGCCTCACCGACGACCTTTTCACTAAAGCCTCTCTCGAGCAACGATGGAAAGAAATCGGCAAAAAGTGACGGGCAGAGGGAAGGAAGCCGAGCGCGGCAGCCGACCTCGAAGCTGGAACCTGGAGGCTTGAGGCTAGAACTTCCAGCTTCCAGTTTCCAGATTCCAGCCTCTCGACTTTATGGCAACTCCCCGATTTGTGGTGCAAAAACATCGCGGGCGAAATCTGCACTATGACTTTCGCCTGGAGGTTGAGGGCACGCTCAAATCCTGGGCGGTGCCCAAAGGTCCTTCCTTGAACCCGGCCAACAAGCGACTGGCCATGCAGGTGGAGGATCACCCGCTCAAGTACGGCGATTTCGAGGGCGTCATCCCGGAAGGGCAGTATGGGGCCGGGCCGGTCATGGTCTGGGACCAGGGAACGTTCGAGTTCGTTCGGGAGCCAAAGCCCAACGCTCCGGCCGATCCTCCGTCGGCTCTCAAGGCCGGGGCGCTCAAGGTCATTCTTCACGGAAAAAAACTGCGCGGCCAGTTTGCGCTCATCTTGATGCGCGGCCGAGGGACAAAGAACTGGCTGCTGATCAAGGACCGCGACGCCTTTGCCGACCGCGGCTCGGAGATCACCGAGACGAAGCCCGATTCGGCCCTGTCCGGCCGCTCGCTCGAGCGCATTTTCGAAGAAGACCGCGACAAGGCCCCACCGGCGTGCTCCCTTTCCTGATCGAGTTCCCCTTCGCCTCGACTCCCCGGTGGCAGCAGGCGAACGCATCGCCGTGCTTCCTACCGCCAAGCGCGAAAATGCTCGCGGCAGGGATCCAGTTACGGACCTTCTCCTGGTACCTGCGGCGTTTCATTTCTGTTAGACTTCGCCGGATTGCCGCGCCCGGAGGCTACCCATGCTTCGTCGAAGAGAATTCCTCCAGCGAGCGGCCGTTGCCACGGCTCTGTTCGGTATTCCACTGGCGCGCGCTGAACAACTCTTCGGCCATGAAGTCCCACCCTTGCCGCCGCGCGAACTCTATGCGAGCGACCCCGAGGGCTACTGGGCCGAGTTGCGTCGGCAGTGGCTGCTCGCCGCCGACCGCATCAACCTGAACTGCGGCTCGGTAGGCTGCACGCC belongs to Candidatus Acidiferrales bacterium and includes:
- a CDS encoding DNA polymerase ligase N-terminal domain-containing protein, giving the protein MATPRFVVQKHRGRNLHYDFRLEVEGTLKSWAVPKGPSLNPANKRLAMQVEDHPLKYGDFEGVIPEGQYGAGPVMVWDQGTFEFVREPKPNAPADPPSALKAGALKVILHGKKLRGQFALILMRGRGTKNWLLIKDRDAFADRGSEITETKPDSALSGRSLERIFEEDRDKAPPACSLS